A segment of the Odoribacter splanchnicus DSM 20712 genome:
TGCCGGCAAACCGATTTACTGGTAGCGGCAGCGAAAACAGGCCGGATGGTGAATATTAAGAAAGGACAGTTTTTATCTCCCGATGCTATGCGTTTTGCTGTCGATAAGGTGCGTGAATCCGGAAACGAAAATGTGATGGTGACCGAGCGGGGGACGACTTTCGGATACCAGGATTTAGTGGTCGACTATAGAGGAATCAAGATCATGCAGCAAGAATGTCAATGTCCTGTCGTTGTCGATGTTACTCATTCTTTGCAACAACCTAACCAGAGTTGCGGGGTGACCGGCGGACAACCTCAGTTGATCGAGACCATCGCTAAAGCCGGAATAGCTGTCGGAGCCGACGGCATCTTTATCGAAACTCATCCTGATCCGAAAAATGCGAAATCGGACGGTGCGAATATGCTGCGTCTGGATTTGCTCGAAGGATTGCTGGAGAAATTGGTTCGGATCCGGAAAGCGTTATGAACGTATTTGGGAAAATAATTTCAGGCTCGATCGCATTTTTAGGAACCGATCCGAGCCTGAAAAGTAATTCGTATAAAATTTTGTTATTTATCGTGTTTCTTGCTATACACCAATATTTTATCGATACGGGCTCCGTCCATGTCGACAATCTCGAATTCCAGCTCGTGCCAGGAGATTTTCTCGCCGGTATGGGGGATGTGTTCCAGTAGATGCAGGATCAGACCGCTGATGGTGTTATAGTCGTATTCGGGATACAGGCATTCCATATCGATGTATTCCAAAAATTCGTAGAACGAGCATTGGCCGTCGACCAATAGCGAACCGTCGTCGCGGCGGATGATTTCAGGTTCGTCGTGGCTTTCGGTGATTTCTCCCAGCAACACGTCTACGATATCTTTTAAAGTAACGATTCCCTGGATACTACCGAATTCGTCGGTTACCAATCCGTATTTGATGTGATCGGATTTCAGATGTCCCAGCGTATTGTACACGCTTTGGTTTTCCGGGAAAAACTG
Coding sequences within it:
- the kdsA gene encoding 3-deoxy-8-phosphooctulonate synthase; translated protein: MKILNEMTGQEMFFLLAGPCVIEGEEMALKIAEHVSELTDKWGIPYVFKGSFKKANRSRLDSFTGIGDEKALKILAKIRKDFQIPVVTDIHSPEDAVMAAEYVDILQIPAFLCRQTDLLVAAAKTGRMVNIKKGQFLSPDAMRFAVDKVRESGNENVMVTERGTTFGYQDLVVDYRGIKIMQQECQCPVVVDVTHSLQQPNQSCGVTGGQPQLIETIAKAGIAVGADGIFIETHPDPKNAKSDGANMLRLDLLEGLLEKLVRIRKAL